The following are encoded in a window of Periplaneta americana isolate PAMFEO1 chromosome 13, P.americana_PAMFEO1_priV1, whole genome shotgun sequence genomic DNA:
- the LOC138712122 gene encoding uncharacterized protein gives MSEDLSLNKDNDSQSYSLYEDLRDEAQSMIIEHDKKYRPSKAIRDHEFGMPQSSSIATVNKRHSRKRATSKVNPYGRVSVFGEDILPRPSIETKQRKSILLNPRRNPPTIMASSFTATENPPSQLDKRKVPEVLREIPVTVLRCGKLVDVKDGVARIFQETAPVIKTIVTSDYLSAVPNKVSLKIRSEDGSEIYFVHMSPDDTVGMLYNLLNQMRSSNGEEGSRDYVILSRCLSIVSLPLLDEQMTLRQYNIIHNSVLHLQASTRNS, from the exons GTCACTTAATAAAGACAATGATAGTCAGAGCTACTCTCTCTATGAAGATCTCCGAGATGAAGCACAGAGCATGATAATAGAACATGATAAGAAATATCGCCCCAGTAAGGCAATACGTGACCATGAGTTTGGAATGCCGCAGTCGTCATCTATAGCAACAGTAAATAAAAGGCATTCTAGAAAACGAGCAACAAGCAAAGTAAATCCATATGGAAGAGTGAGTGTCTTCGGCGAAGACATTCTTCCTCGTCCCTCCATTGAGACAAAACAAAGAAAGAGTATTCTTTTAAATCCTCGCAGAAATCCTCCAACAATCATGGCTTCGTCTTTTACAGCAACTGAAAATCCACCCTCGCAATTAGATAAGAGAAAAGTTCCAGAAGTTCTGAGAGAAATTCCAGTAACAGTCCTGCGATGTGGGAAGTTGGTTGACGTTAAGGATGGTGTGGCACGGATATTTCAG GAGACTGCTCCTGTCATCAAGACTATTGTAACTTCTGATTATCTCAGCGCAGTGCCTAATAAAGTGTCTTTGAAGATTCGATCAGAAGATG GTAGTGAGATCTATTTCGTGCACATGTCCCCGGACGACACCGTTGGCATGTTGTACAATTTACTGAATCAGATGCGATCTTCCAACGGGGAGGAGGGCAGCCGAGATTATGTGATTCTGTCTCGCTGCCTGTCCATCGTCTCACTGCCTCTTCTGGACGAACAAATGACCCTCCGCCAGTACAATATCATCCACAACTCTGTTCTGCATTTGCAGGCATCTACTAGAAATTCTTAA